A genomic stretch from Helianthus annuus cultivar XRQ/B chromosome 1, HanXRQr2.0-SUNRISE, whole genome shotgun sequence includes:
- the LOC110932264 gene encoding NAC domain-containing protein 1 gives MEEIVPYAHQEQPDYVDNLLPSYRFCPTDSELILYYLKPKIETGEHPKCRIYEVNLYSHSPEELTNQYRPCDDKWYFFTPRERKYEKGKVPNRRTGDFGYWKTTQKYTSVYHHYSATEPRVVGTRRSLDYRDEKGCKTAWLMQEYATNHPNLPIGSGQDGNKVLTDWVLCKIYKKKSSNETAEKTIAQAPPPPQVFASELPLTNSTGDQYQQNHFMSTPTNSAQIPHGATTSTSNYPHVYAAQSRANYTSPISDHIFQQMYHSMSTATNSTPAESLASAQPRANYTSPVSGHTFQQMYHSMSTPTNSAQIPHGATASTSNYPHVYATQSCANYTSPVSDHTFQQMYDSMPTATNSTPAESLASAQPFAYTTPVSLEDIAMNDWDDIFQQDGFSTTQSVVDKDILEFDDWISFEDFMSSEFDS, from the exons ATGGAAGAAATCGTTCCATACGCGCACCAAGAACAACCTGATTATGTCGATAACCTGCTTCCCAGCTATCGTTTTTGCCCAACGGACTCAGAACTCATACTCTACTACTTAaaaccaaagattgaaactggAGAACATCCCAAATGCCGGATATATGAAGTCAATCTTTACAGCCACAGTCCTGAAGAACTTACAA ATCAATATCGACCGTGTGATGACAAATGGTATTTTTTTACACCAAGAGAGCGAAAATACGAAAAGGGGAAAGTGCCGAATAGAAGAACCGGGGACTTTGGGTATTGGAAAACGACTCAGAAATATACATCTGTTTATCATCATTATAGTGCGACTGAACCCCGAGTGGTAGGGACAAGAAGAAGTTTAGATTATCGTGACGAGAAGGGTTGCAAGACAGCATGGCTAATGCAGGAGTATGCTACGAATCATCCCAATCTCCCGATTGGAAGCGGACAAGACGGTAACAAG GTTTTAACTGATTGGGTGCTATGCAAGATTTATAAGAAGAAAAGTAGTAATGAGACTGCAGAGAAAACTATTGCTCAAGCTCCTCCTCCTCCTCAAGTGTTTGCAAGTGAACTTCCGTTAACCAACTCAACTGGTGATCAATATCAACAAAATCACTTCATGTCAACCCCTACAAACAGTGCTCAAATCCCACATGGTGCTACAACCTCTACTTCAAATTATCCACACGTTTACGCCGCGCAATCGCGCGCTAATTACACATCTCCAATCTCTGATCACATCTTTCAACAAATGTATCACTCCATGTCCACAGCTACAAACTCTACTCCAGCCGAATCGCTTGCATCTGCACAACCACGCGCTAATTACACATCTCCAGTCTCTGGTCACACCTTTCAACAAATGTATCACTCCATGTCAACCCCTACAAACAGTGCTCAAATCCCACATGGTGCTACAGCCTCTACTTCAAACTATCCACACGTTTACGCCACACAATCGTGCGCTAATTACACATCTCCTGTCTCTGATCACACCTTTCAACAAATGTATGACTCCATGCCGACAGCTACAAACTCTACTCCAGCCGAATCGCTTGCATCTGCACAACCATTTGCTTACACAACTCCAGTGTCTTTAGAAGACATTGCTATGAATGATTGGGATGATATATTTCAACAGGATGGTTTCAGTACAACACAATCAGTTGTTGACAAGGACATTTTGGAGTTTGATGATTGGATTTCTTTTGAAGATTTCATGAGTTCAGAGTTTGACTCATAA